A section of the Malania oleifera isolate guangnan ecotype guangnan chromosome 2, ASM2987363v1, whole genome shotgun sequence genome encodes:
- the LOC131148141 gene encoding uncharacterized protein LOC131148141, translated as MGKILAVLNCTEDQKVLFATFKLTREVERWWQAVKLLEKQGAIPIAMTWGHFKQIFYDRYFPTTTKNAKAEEFFNLTQGASLFSSMFLELSLFTPFMVPNEYQKVIWFERSLNQRIHEHMACLQIQDIIELVDKASVAESSLQRGVEA; from the coding sequence ATGGGGAAGATATTGGCAGTGTTGAATTGCACTGAGGATCAGaaggttcttttcgccaccttcaaGTTGACTAGAGAAGTTGAACGGTGGTGGCAAGCAGTAAAGCTGTTAGAAAAGCAGGGAGCAATTCCTATAGCGATGACCTGGGGTCATTTCAAGCAGATCTTCTACGACCGATATTTCCCCACCACGACCAAGAATGCAaaggcggaggaatttttcaacttgactcaaGGCGCCTCACTATTCAGCAGTATGTTCCTAGAACTTTCTCTATTTACACCTTTCATGGTCCCAAATGAATATCAAAAGGTGATATGGTTTGAAAGGAGCCTAAATCAAAGGATTCATGAGCATATGGCATGTTTGCAGATACAGGATATCATagaactggtggataaagcctCTGTTGCAGAGTCGAGTTTGCAGAGAGGTGTAGAGGCGTGA
- the LOC131149671 gene encoding uncharacterized protein LOC131149671 isoform X1, which produces MEIDSAKEKEQQKQSCWLSVTPAKQIPAKRRRTPVEKQRKPHLSREMEFDNGEDKELQKQGSWVPVSPAKPAPMARQQASVGKQRRHHLGLSIPAGNSQENAPSVMPVSFYSLPSTVENRDSCNWDAALAKGGKKRSSNGETVRRKFLSSLNSNSHVCPCKGFSFSNFNVGESREGCLKAALDRKQETLSPNGAFTCSGFNCCRDLGHDTPILQQGLEETEDTETCKCEDLPDSRNSDASLQNWAAAELGDLDNIPFMTLLGLQHAATPPDVAFTSTPAKGTDDGKNLNPLHSQKGSSQHQSKHTQHNVLPAQENNTNCPYSQIPNYERSNQAEDKQKGLNPSRNRELIDSTTPEKHNARKKHYTGKDMNEKQQQRTRNNSREQQGKHIGPKLLLTRNPKRCQNLKLQSMLLP; this is translated from the exons ATGGAAATTGACTCTGCAAAGGAGAAAGAGCAACAGAAACAGTCCTGTTGGTTATCAGTGACCCCTGCAAAGCAAATTCCAGCAAAACGACGGCGAACACCTGTAGAAAAACAGAGAAAACCCCATCTTAGTCGAGAGATGGAATTTGACAATGGAGAGGACAAGGAACTGCAGAAACAGGGGTCCTGGGTACCAGTGAGCCCTGCAAAGCCAGCTCCAATGGCAAGGCAGCAAGCCTCTGTTGGGAAACAGAGAAGACACCATCTGGGTCTAAGTATTCCGGCTGGGAATTCACAAGAAAATGCTCCTAGCGTGATGCCTGTAAGTTTTTATTCCTTGCCATCCACAGTTGAAAACAGAGATTCATGCAATTGGGATGCAGCATTGGCCAAAGGGGGTAAGAAGCGGAGTTCTAATGGAGAAACTGTACGTCGTAAGTTTTTGAGTTCATTAAATTCAAACTCTCATGTTTGTCCTTGTAAAGGGttttccttttctaatttcaaCGTAGGAGAGTCGAGGGAAGGCTGTCTTAAGGCAGCACTGGACAGGAAACAAGAAACACTGAGCCCTAATGGAGCATTTACATGTTCTGGTTTCAACTGTTGTAGAGATTTAGGCCATGATACTCCTATTCTACAGCAAGGATTGGAGGAAACAGAGGATACGGAGACTTGCAAGTGTGAGGATTTACCAGATTCTAGAAATTCAGATGCAAGTCTTCAAAATTGGGCTGCTGCAGAACTGGGCGACTTGGATAATATTCCTTTTATGACCCTGTTGGGTTTACAACATGCAGCTACACCTCCCGATGTGGCATTCACAAGTACACCAGCAAAGGGTACAGATGATGGGAAGAATCTAAATCCCTTGCATTCTCAAAAGGGCAGCAGCCAGCACCAGTCTAAACATACACAGCACAATGTCTTGCCTGCCCAGGAAAATAATACCAACTGCCCGTACAGCCAGATACCAAATT ATGAAAGATCAAATCAAGCAGAAGATAAGCAGAAGGGTCTGAATCCTTCTAGGAATCGAGAGCTGATTGATTCAACCACACCAGAGAAGCATAATGCCAGGAAGAAACATTACACTGGCAAAGACATGAACGAGAAACAACAGCAGAGAACAAGAAACAACAGCAGAGAACAACAAGGAAAACACATAGGCCCAAAGTTATTGTTGACAAGAAACCCAAAAAGATGCCAAAACCTCAAACTCCAAAGCATGCTTCTTCCATGA
- the LOC131149671 gene encoding uncharacterized protein LOC131149671 isoform X2 produces the protein MEIDSAKEKEQQKQSCWLSVTPAKQIPAKRRRTPVEKQRKPHLSREMEFDNGEDKELQKQGSWVPVSPAKPAPMARQQASVGKQRRHHLGLSIPAGNSQENAPSVMPVSFYSLPSTVENRDSCNWDAALAKGGKKRSSNGETVRRKFLSSLNSNSHVCPCKGFSFSNFNVGESREGCLKAALDRKQETLSPNGAFTCSGFNCCRDLGHDTPILQQGLEETEDTETCKCEDLPDSRNSDASLQNWAAAELGDLDNIPFMTLLGLQHAATPPDVAFTSTPAKGTDDGKNLNPLHSQKGSSQHQSKHTQHNVLPAQENNTNCPYSQIPNCI, from the exons ATGGAAATTGACTCTGCAAAGGAGAAAGAGCAACAGAAACAGTCCTGTTGGTTATCAGTGACCCCTGCAAAGCAAATTCCAGCAAAACGACGGCGAACACCTGTAGAAAAACAGAGAAAACCCCATCTTAGTCGAGAGATGGAATTTGACAATGGAGAGGACAAGGAACTGCAGAAACAGGGGTCCTGGGTACCAGTGAGCCCTGCAAAGCCAGCTCCAATGGCAAGGCAGCAAGCCTCTGTTGGGAAACAGAGAAGACACCATCTGGGTCTAAGTATTCCGGCTGGGAATTCACAAGAAAATGCTCCTAGCGTGATGCCTGTAAGTTTTTATTCCTTGCCATCCACAGTTGAAAACAGAGATTCATGCAATTGGGATGCAGCATTGGCCAAAGGGGGTAAGAAGCGGAGTTCTAATGGAGAAACTGTACGTCGTAAGTTTTTGAGTTCATTAAATTCAAACTCTCATGTTTGTCCTTGTAAAGGGttttccttttctaatttcaaCGTAGGAGAGTCGAGGGAAGGCTGTCTTAAGGCAGCACTGGACAGGAAACAAGAAACACTGAGCCCTAATGGAGCATTTACATGTTCTGGTTTCAACTGTTGTAGAGATTTAGGCCATGATACTCCTATTCTACAGCAAGGATTGGAGGAAACAGAGGATACGGAGACTTGCAAGTGTGAGGATTTACCAGATTCTAGAAATTCAGATGCAAGTCTTCAAAATTGGGCTGCTGCAGAACTGGGCGACTTGGATAATATTCCTTTTATGACCCTGTTGGGTTTACAACATGCAGCTACACCTCCCGATGTGGCATTCACAAGTACACCAGCAAAGGGTACAGATGATGGGAAGAATCTAAATCCCTTGCATTCTCAAAAGGGCAGCAGCCAGCACCAGTCTAAACATACACAGCACAATGTCTTGCCTGCCCAGGAAAATAATACCAACTGCCCGTACAGCCAGATACCAAATTGTAT ATGA